Proteins encoded in a region of the Triticum dicoccoides isolate Atlit2015 ecotype Zavitan chromosome 3A, WEW_v2.0, whole genome shotgun sequence genome:
- the LOC119266696 gene encoding GDSL esterase/lipase At3g26430-like, whose product MASARRCTTMATNKLIMFVVMLVVLQRVRSDDSPCDFPAIFNLGDSYSDTGAFPALFPAVQPPYGRTFFGMPAGRQSDGRLTIDFMAQSLGLRYLNAYLDSLGSNFTQGANFASAAGTIRRVNGSLWTSGYSPISLDVQIWQFQQFINRSQFVYNNIGGVYREILPKPEHLVSKALYTFDIGANDLAMGYLDNMTTEQVEAYVPDLMERLASAIQTVYDLGGRYFWVHNTGTLGCLPYALAYRPDLATEKDSAGCSVALNAGPRFFNARLKETVARLRVALPEAAFTYVDVYTAMYRLMSEAKKIGFGDPLRVCCGYGGGEYNFDKDIGCGVKVEVNGTVMEGKSCEAPSRSVSWDGVHLTEAAYKFIFDQIVEGALSDPPVPLRRACQTKGQ is encoded by the exons ATGGCTTCAGCTCGCCGTTGCACCACCATGGCCACCAACAAACTCATCATGTTCGTCGTGATGCTGGTGGTTCTACAGAGGGTGCGTTCTGATGATTCTCCGTGTGACTTCCCGGCGATCTTCAACTTGGGCGACTCCTACTCGGACACCGGAGCCTTCCCAGCCCTCTTCCCGGCCGTGCAGCCACCCTACGGCCGGACCTTCTTCGGCATGCCGGCCGGGAGGCAGAGCGACGGCCGCCTCACTATCGATTTCATGG CTCAAAGCCTGGGGCTGCGTTACCTGAATGCGTATCTGGATTCACTGGGAAGCAACTTCACGCAGGGAGCCAATTTCGCGAGCGCCGCTGGAACCATCAGACGAGTGAACGGGAGCTTGTGGACCTCCGGGTACAGCCCCATTTCCCTGGACGTGCAGATCTGGCAATTCCAGCAGTTCATCAATAGGAGCCAGTTTGTCTACAACAACATAG GTGGAGTCTACCGAGAAATCCTGCCGAAACCCGAGCACTTGGTCTCCAAGGCGCTTTACACCTTCGACATCGGCGCCAACGACCTCGCCATGGGCTACCTAGACAACATGACCACGGAGCAAGTCGAGGCCTACGTCCCCGACCTGATGGAGAGGCTCGCGTCGGCGATCCAAACGGTGTACGACCTCGGTGGGAGGTACTTCTGGGTGCACAACACAGGGACGCTCGGGTGCCTGCCGTACGCCCTGGCGTACCGCCCGGACCTCGCCACGGAGAAGGACAGCGCCGGCTGCTCCGTTGCGCTCAACGCCGGCCCCCGGTTCTTCAACGCGCGGCTCAAGGAGACCGTTGCGAGGCTAAGGGTGGCTCTCCCCGAGGCCGCCTTCACCTACGTCGACGTGTACACCGCCATGTACCGGCTGATGAGCGAAGCCAAGAAGATCGGTTTTGGGGACCCTCTACGCGTGTGCTGCGGGTACGGCGGCGGCGAGTACAACTTCGACAAGGACATCGGATGCGGCGTTAAGGTGGAGGTGAATGGCACGGTCATGGAGGGGAAGTCATGCGAGGCCCCGTCCAGGAGCGTGAGCTGGGATGGCGTGCACTTGACCGAGGCGGCttacaagttcatcttcgaccagaTCGTGGAGGGCGCGCTCTCCGACCCGCCGGTGCCTCTACGGCGGGCTTGCCAAACGAAAGGGCAATGA
- the LOC119266697 gene encoding GDSL esterase/lipase At3g26430-like: MATKLMPAVLLVMLELSAGAWARSDDSPCAFPAIFNLGDSNSDTGAFPALFPAVQPPYGRTFFGMPAGRQSDGRLTIDFMAESLGLRYLSAYLDSLGSNFTQGANFASAAGTIRRVNGSLWTSGYSPISLDVQIWQLQQFINRSQFIYNNIGGIYREILPNPEHLVSKALYTFDIGQNDLTVGYFDNMTTEQVAAYVPDLMERISSAIQAVYDLGGRYFWVHNTAPLGCLPYALVFRPDLAAEKDAAGCSVALNAGARFFNARLKETVARLRATLPGAAFTYVDIYAAKYRLISQAKKLGFGDPLRVCCGYGGGEYNFDRDIRCGDKVQANGTSALAGKSCEDPSRSVSWDGVHFTEAANKFVFDQIVDGALSDPPVPLRRACQGKRQ, encoded by the exons ATGGCGACCAAACTCATGCCCGCCGTGTTGCTGGTGATGCTAGAACTCTCCGCGGGGGCGTGGGCGCGCTCCGATGATTCGCCGTGTGCCTTCCCGGCGATCTTCAACCTCGGTGACTCCAACTCGGACACGGGAGCCTTCCCAGCCCTCTTCCCGGCGGTGCAGCCGCCCTACGGCCGGACCTTCTTCGGCATGCCGGCCGGGCGGCAAAGCGACGGACGCCTCACCATCGACTTCATGG CTGAAAGCCTGGGGCTACGTTACCTGAGTGCGTATCTGGATTCACTCGGGAGCAACTTCACGCAGGGAGCCAATTTCGCCAGTGCCGCCGGAACCATCAGACGGGTGAACGGGAGCTTGTGGACCTCCGGGTACAGCCCCATTTCCTTGGACGTCCAGATCTGGCAATTGCAGCAGTTCATCAACAGGAGCCAGTTCATCTACAACAACATAGGTGGAATCTACCGGGAGATCCTGCCGAACCCAGAGCACCTGGTCTCCAAGGCGCTTTACACCTTCGACATCGGCCAGAACGACCTCACCGTGGGCTACTTCGACAACATGACCACCGAGCAAGTCGCGGCCTACGTCCCCGATCTAatggagaggatctcgtccgcgatCCAGGCCGTGTACGACCTTGGTGGGAGATACTTCTGGGTGCACAACACGGCGCCGCTCGGGTGCCTGCCGTACGCCTTGGTCTTCCGCCCGGACCTCGCCGCGGAGAAGGACGCCGCCGGCTGCTCGGTCGCGCTCAACGCCGGCGCCCGGTTCTTCAACGCGCGGCTCAAGGAGACCGTGGCGAGGCTCAGGGCGACGCTCCCCGGCGCCGCCTTCACCTACGTTGACATCTATGCCGCCAAGTACAGGCTGATAAGCCAGGCCAAGAAGCTCGGTTTCGGGGACCCCCTGCGCGTGTGCTGCGGGTACGGTGGCGGCGAGTACAACTTCGACAGGGACATCCGGTGCGGCGATAAGGTGCAGGCGAACGGCACGTCGGCGCTGGCGGGGAAGTCGTGCGAGGACCCGTCCAGGAGCGTGAGCTGGGACGGCGTGCACTTCACCGAGGCGGCCAACAAGTTCGTCTTCGATCAGATCGTGGATGGCGCGCTCTCCGACCCTCCCGTGCCTCTGCGGCGGGCCTGCCAGGGCAAACGGCAATGA